Proteins from one Halovivax limisalsi genomic window:
- the cobA gene encoding uroporphyrinogen-III C-methyltransferase — translation MSSDAGTVSLVGAGPGDPDLLTVKARRRLDEADVVFHDALVTPALLETCPASTALVDVGKRPGPDGERPTQGEINRRLVRAARAGRDVVRLKGGDPYVFGRGGEEVEFLAAAGVDVEVVPGLTSAVAGPAVAGIPVTHREHASSLTVVTGHEDPTKDESALDWEALARTVSAGGTLVVLMGVGRLPANVATLREHGVAPDTPVAMVEKATWDDEYTVIGRLSTIVSRATDAGIEPPAVTVVGDVVSVRDRVIERAESAGSAEGADTQSRALVPDGGRR, via the coding sequence GTGAGCAGCGACGCGGGGACCGTCTCGCTCGTCGGCGCCGGACCTGGCGATCCAGACCTCCTGACGGTGAAGGCTCGCCGTCGCCTCGACGAGGCGGACGTCGTGTTTCACGACGCGCTGGTGACGCCGGCGCTGCTCGAGACCTGCCCGGCGTCGACGGCCCTCGTCGACGTCGGAAAGCGACCCGGACCCGACGGCGAACGGCCGACCCAGGGCGAGATCAATCGACGGTTGGTCCGGGCCGCGCGAGCGGGGCGGGACGTGGTTCGCCTGAAAGGCGGCGATCCGTACGTCTTCGGTCGCGGCGGCGAGGAAGTCGAGTTCCTCGCGGCCGCCGGCGTCGACGTCGAGGTCGTCCCCGGGCTGACGAGCGCCGTGGCGGGACCGGCCGTCGCGGGCATTCCCGTCACCCACCGCGAGCACGCCTCCAGCCTGACGGTCGTCACCGGCCACGAGGATCCGACGAAGGACGAGAGCGCGCTGGACTGGGAGGCGCTCGCCCGGACGGTCTCGGCGGGTGGGACGCTGGTGGTCCTCATGGGCGTCGGTCGACTGCCGGCGAACGTCGCGACCCTTCGCGAACACGGGGTGGCCCCCGACACGCCGGTCGCGATGGTCGAGAAGGCGACCTGGGACGACGAGTACACCGTGATCGGCAGGCTGTCGACGATCGTGTCGCGGGCGACCGACGCCGGCATCGAGCCGCCGGCGGTCACCGTCGTCGGCGACGTCGTTTCCGTGCGCGATCGGGTGATCGAGCGCGCGGAATCGGCCGGCTCGGCCGAGGGAGCCGACACTCAGTCCCGCGCGCTGGTACCGGACGGAGGTCGACGATGA
- a CDS encoding DR2241 family protein, which yields MSERAASPTTDGVTSGSLAATTLVLVGHGSHHSARSADPVYAHADRIRDRGAFAAVRTAFWKESPSPREVRRTVPTARAVVVPVFMAAGYFTETVLPRELGLDDASAVEGGTVAYAEPVGTHPAVSTVVGDRVDRLVGDRERDVGVAIVAHGTDRHAGSAAAARAHADRLREAGRYQEVRALYLDESPAVDALTDHFAAEDLVVVPLFVSDGPHARTDVPAAIGLVDGDRAVESGAAEPLDGAGDVVVAAGAGDEPVELDGHRVRYAGAVGTDPLLADVILDRAREARALTGASEPPATPTDSSARTDGAAPRSASGRAFVRWVHGGAAALPGGITDAHAPDTAADGDTQPPLEPGGRSDRRRARTWGQLWIAIPRESDPCRYELRHEADRGASRTELRDLDRIRDLRTAIRFDDEERFRPLRTAPTLPTGWRFVALDGRTLVRAVETVYPATIANWYRDRTDDLDVTHFRATAERQTGRYEDLETLDEHTVEAVAHACCDDGACLKRRCWEFDADATLDAASGSGRLPCREPCSQVLETAREFGLAGPDDGGVES from the coding sequence ATGAGTGAACGCGCCGCGTCCCCGACGACCGACGGAGTGACGAGCGGATCGCTCGCCGCGACGACGCTCGTCCTCGTCGGCCACGGCTCGCACCACTCCGCCCGGTCGGCCGATCCCGTCTACGCGCACGCGGACCGGATACGCGACCGCGGCGCCTTCGCGGCCGTCAGAACGGCGTTCTGGAAGGAATCGCCGTCGCCGCGGGAGGTTCGTCGAACCGTTCCGACCGCCCGCGCCGTCGTGGTGCCGGTCTTCATGGCCGCGGGCTACTTCACCGAAACGGTCCTCCCGCGGGAGCTGGGGCTCGACGACGCGTCGGCCGTCGAGGGAGGGACGGTCGCGTACGCGGAGCCGGTCGGCACGCACCCCGCGGTGTCGACGGTCGTCGGCGATCGCGTCGACCGCCTCGTCGGCGACCGCGAGCGTGACGTCGGGGTCGCGATCGTCGCCCACGGGACCGACCGCCACGCCGGGAGCGCGGCCGCGGCGCGCGCTCACGCCGATCGCCTCCGGGAGGCTGGCCGATACCAGGAGGTGCGGGCGCTGTACCTCGACGAGTCGCCGGCCGTCGACGCCCTCACGGACCACTTCGCGGCCGAGGACCTGGTGGTCGTGCCGCTGTTCGTCAGCGACGGGCCCCACGCGCGAACGGACGTGCCCGCCGCGATCGGCCTGGTGGACGGAGACAGGGCGGTCGAATCCGGCGCGGCCGAACCTCTCGACGGCGCCGGCGACGTTGTCGTGGCCGCCGGTGCCGGCGACGAACCGGTCGAGCTCGACGGCCACCGCGTCCGGTACGCCGGCGCCGTCGGGACGGACCCGTTGCTCGCGGACGTGATCCTCGACCGGGCGCGCGAAGCGCGCGCGTTGACGGGCGCCTCGGAGCCGCCGGCGACCCCGACGGATAGCAGTGCGCGGACGGACGGTGCCGCTCCCCGATCCGCGTCCGGACGGGCGTTCGTTCGATGGGTCCACGGCGGTGCGGCGGCCCTTCCAGGCGGCATCACGGACGCCCACGCGCCCGATACCGCGGCAGACGGAGACACCCAGCCGCCGCTCGAGCCCGGCGGACGCTCCGATCGGCGCCGAGCCCGAACGTGGGGCCAACTGTGGATCGCGATACCGCGCGAGTCGGACCCGTGTCGATACGAACTCCGACACGAGGCCGATCGAGGGGCCTCGCGGACCGAACTGCGGGACCTCGACCGAATCCGAGACCTGCGAACCGCGATTCGGTTCGACGACGAGGAACGGTTCCGCCCGCTGCGAACGGCGCCGACGCTCCCGACCGGCTGGCGCTTCGTCGCCCTCGACGGGCGGACGCTCGTCCGCGCCGTCGAAACGGTCTACCCGGCGACGATCGCGAACTGGTATCGGGATCGAACCGACGACCTCGACGTCACGCACTTCCGCGCGACCGCCGAGCGCCAGACCGGCCGCTACGAGGACCTCGAAACCCTCGACGAGCACACCGTCGAAGCGGTCGCCCACGCCTGCTGTGATGACGGCGCGTGTCTGAAGCGTCGGTGCTGGGAGTTCGACGCGGACGCGACCCTCGACGCGGCGAGCGGGTCGGGACGCCTGCCCTGCCGGGAGCCGTGCTCGCAGGTCCTGGAGACGGCCCGCGAGTTCGGTCTCGCCGGCCCCGACGACGGAGGTGTCGAGTCGTGA
- a CDS encoding nitrite/sulfite reductase has product MNAVEAHKREKHPLDVLDDVREYADDGCSFAEIEDRAGDGEWERLKWAGLYAHGKHDDYFMLRTKAPGGFLTPEQAAVIGEVADEFATAPDEFGGADQNELWGDAFLDLTTRQDVQMHWIEIEDVPEIWDRYDEVGLTTVQGCGDSARNVLGCPAAGLDDHECFDAQPVVDAVTDFFTGNREYANLPRKFKLTITGCAHDCAQSQINDVGLTPARKAIDGESYYGFHARVGGGLSDGPRMASPLDVFVRPEDAVEFCRAVAQTFKELGDRENRGVCRMRYLVEQLGPDAFEEAVRDRCTVDLRERGTDLTEGYVGDHVGVHDQREDGLQYVGFNVVAGRMGGDEFAAAARAAREYGTDDSSIRLATDQNFLVTHVPEERVDDLLAEPFAAEYQPDPGPFSRGAVGCTGDEFCNYAIIETKKRTKRWARELDERIDTPDDLDVVRMHMSGCSASCAQPQIADIGFRGETVAVDGDALASDVTTNAEGDALVEGMDVGLGGALGGDNEFLDWVETAVPAESVVPALEELFEAYADERADGERFYEWTRRIENDRLRDVMQRAAGPVASGVAHGD; this is encoded by the coding sequence GTGAACGCGGTCGAAGCGCACAAGCGAGAGAAGCATCCGCTCGACGTGCTCGACGACGTTCGCGAGTACGCGGACGACGGCTGCTCGTTCGCGGAGATCGAGGATCGCGCCGGCGATGGCGAGTGGGAACGTCTGAAGTGGGCCGGGCTCTACGCACACGGGAAGCACGACGACTACTTCATGCTGCGGACGAAGGCGCCCGGCGGCTTTCTGACGCCCGAGCAGGCCGCGGTGATCGGCGAGGTCGCCGACGAGTTCGCCACCGCGCCCGACGAGTTCGGCGGCGCCGACCAGAACGAGCTGTGGGGCGACGCCTTCCTCGATCTGACGACGCGTCAGGACGTCCAGATGCACTGGATCGAGATCGAGGACGTCCCCGAAATCTGGGATCGGTACGACGAGGTCGGGCTGACCACCGTCCAGGGCTGTGGCGACTCGGCCCGGAACGTGCTTGGCTGTCCCGCCGCCGGCCTCGACGACCACGAGTGCTTCGACGCGCAGCCGGTCGTCGACGCGGTGACCGACTTCTTCACCGGGAACCGCGAGTACGCCAACCTGCCCCGGAAGTTCAAGCTGACCATCACTGGGTGCGCCCACGACTGCGCGCAGTCCCAGATCAACGACGTGGGATTGACGCCCGCGAGGAAAGCGATCGACGGGGAGTCCTACTACGGCTTCCACGCCCGCGTCGGCGGCGGCCTCTCGGACGGCCCGCGGATGGCCTCGCCGCTCGACGTCTTCGTCCGGCCCGAGGACGCCGTCGAGTTCTGCCGGGCGGTCGCCCAGACGTTCAAGGAACTCGGCGACCGCGAGAACCGGGGCGTCTGCCGGATGCGCTACCTCGTCGAGCAGCTGGGCCCCGACGCGTTCGAGGAGGCGGTCCGCGACCGGTGTACGGTCGACCTCCGCGAGCGCGGGACCGACCTGACCGAGGGTTACGTCGGGGATCACGTCGGCGTCCACGATCAGCGCGAAGACGGCCTGCAGTACGTCGGCTTCAACGTCGTCGCCGGCCGCATGGGCGGCGACGAGTTCGCCGCGGCCGCGCGGGCCGCCCGCGAGTACGGCACGGACGATTCGTCGATTCGACTGGCGACGGACCAGAACTTCCTCGTCACGCACGTCCCCGAGGAGCGCGTCGACGACCTCCTCGCCGAACCGTTCGCCGCCGAGTACCAGCCCGATCCGGGCCCGTTCTCGCGCGGCGCCGTCGGCTGTACGGGCGACGAGTTCTGCAACTACGCCATCATCGAGACCAAGAAGCGCACGAAGCGCTGGGCGCGCGAACTCGACGAGCGGATCGACACGCCCGACGATCTCGACGTCGTCCGGATGCACATGTCCGGCTGCTCGGCCTCCTGCGCCCAGCCCCAGATCGCCGATATCGGCTTCCGCGGAGAGACGGTGGCGGTCGACGGCGATGCCCTCGCGAGCGACGTGACGACCAACGCCGAGGGCGACGCTCTCGTCGAGGGGATGGACGTCGGCCTCGGCGGGGCGCTGGGGGGCGACAACGAGTTCCTCGACTGGGTCGAAACCGCCGTCCCGGCCGAATCCGTCGTCCCCGCGCTCGAGGAGCTCTTCGAGGCGTACGCCGACGAGCGCGCCGACGGCGAGCGCTTCTACGAGTGGACGCGCCGGATCGAGAACGACCGTCTGCGAGACGTGATGCAACGGGCTGCTGGGCCGGTCGCTTCGGGGGTGGCTCACGGTGACTGA
- a CDS encoding Coenzyme F420 hydrogenase/dehydrogenase, beta subunit C-terminal domain, producing the protein MTDEPLPGVPASSAAGDSASAGCEDGECRCDDADRPAGRSDDSSAPEDSSVELRADGGTRTDGGAQPANVDESGSLGDLEFTEPAVGRSQDVDDPDVDPTARPGVPDGIDLETPGYSIRSEMNDIETPDEKTWFMELDEAVIEADRCIQCGTCVAACPSDSIGIGDDGKPELVKMCTGCSMCWDFCPRGGLRYERQWKITGGEDNVSGAGDPITEFSARVAEDWRRGAQDGGVVTSILSHLLEAGEIDGALVATESEEDPWKAESFLATSHEELVENAGSFYNQTMALGNLDLSQWAHKLPDNDPEDLSLAVVGTPCEIEGLRALQDFDWDLQAQEAGLRAVEYRIALFCTKNFNYERLLGEELAEKRGISPEEIGKMDVIEGEMRVYDRDLDPILAEDVTEFHDATLKGCDECADFTGYAADLAIGSVGSSDGFSSVIVRTERGLEAWEHAESDLEYHDLENRSAIGKLQSWDKKQAFESLQRPFDPDAPRFIEYAEHAEQYGTEPNPHEADH; encoded by the coding sequence GTGACTGACGAACCCCTTCCAGGGGTACCCGCATCGTCGGCGGCCGGCGACTCGGCGTCGGCGGGGTGCGAGGACGGCGAGTGTCGGTGCGACGACGCCGATCGGCCGGCGGGCAGGTCGGATGACTCGTCGGCGCCGGAGGACTCGTCGGTCGAACTCCGCGCGGACGGCGGGACACGAACCGACGGCGGCGCGCAACCGGCCAACGTCGACGAATCGGGCAGCCTCGGCGACCTCGAATTCACCGAGCCGGCGGTGGGACGGAGTCAGGACGTCGACGATCCCGACGTCGACCCGACGGCCAGACCGGGCGTCCCGGACGGGATCGACCTCGAGACGCCCGGTTACTCGATCCGTTCGGAGATGAACGACATCGAGACGCCCGACGAGAAGACCTGGTTCATGGAGCTCGACGAGGCCGTCATCGAGGCCGATCGTTGTATCCAGTGTGGCACCTGCGTCGCCGCCTGTCCCTCCGACTCCATCGGGATCGGCGACGACGGCAAACCCGAGCTGGTGAAGATGTGCACCGGCTGTTCGATGTGCTGGGACTTCTGTCCGCGCGGCGGGCTGCGCTACGAGCGCCAGTGGAAGATCACGGGCGGCGAGGACAACGTCTCCGGCGCCGGCGACCCCATCACGGAGTTCTCCGCGCGGGTCGCCGAGGACTGGCGCCGCGGCGCCCAGGACGGCGGCGTCGTCACGTCGATCCTCTCGCACCTGCTCGAGGCGGGCGAGATCGACGGCGCGCTCGTCGCCACCGAGTCCGAGGAGGATCCGTGGAAGGCCGAGTCCTTCCTCGCGACCTCCCACGAGGAGCTGGTCGAAAACGCCGGCTCGTTCTACAACCAGACGATGGCGCTCGGCAACCTCGACCTCTCGCAGTGGGCGCACAAGCTTCCGGACAACGACCCGGAAGACCTGTCCCTCGCCGTCGTCGGGACGCCCTGCGAGATCGAGGGGCTTCGCGCGCTCCAGGACTTCGACTGGGACCTGCAGGCCCAGGAGGCGGGCCTCAGGGCCGTCGAGTACCGCATCGCGCTGTTCTGTACGAAGAACTTCAACTACGAACGGCTCCTCGGAGAGGAACTAGCGGAGAAACGGGGTATCTCGCCGGAGGAGATCGGGAAGATGGACGTCATCGAGGGCGAGATGCGCGTCTACGACCGGGATCTGGATCCGATCCTGGCCGAAGACGTCACCGAGTTCCACGACGCCACGCTCAAGGGCTGTGACGAGTGTGCGGACTTCACCGGCTACGCGGCGGACCTTGCAATCGGCTCCGTCGGCTCCTCGGACGGGTTCTCGTCGGTCATCGTCCGGACCGAGCGCGGTCTCGAGGCCTGGGAACACGCCGAGTCCGATCTGGAGTATCACGATCTGGAGAATCGGAGCGCCATCGGGAAGCTCCAGAGCTGGGACAAGAAGCAGGCCTTCGAATCCCTGCAGCGGCCGTTCGACCCCGATGCGCCGCGGTTCATCGAGTACGCAGAGCACGCCGAGCAGTACGGCACCGAACCGAACCCGCACGAAGCCGATCACTGA